One part of the Bacteroidia bacterium genome encodes these proteins:
- a CDS encoding cytochrome c → MKQLLVICYLFVFTLACSNSTNKEASNEAAMDQNKVEEAVSEKGVGEVKEVKLNDPLNTEMIASGKGIYELKCAACHKLSDKRVVGPGWAGITERRTPEWIMNMTLNVEEMLEKDPAAREMLKECLVKMPNQNLSRADARDVLEFMYENDAKE, encoded by the coding sequence ATGAAACAATTACTCGTGATTTGTTATTTGTTTGTCTTTACACTTGCATGTAGCAATAGCACAAACAAGGAAGCTTCAAATGAAGCTGCTATGGATCAAAACAAAGTAGAGGAAGCTGTTAGTGAAAAAGGGGTAGGGGAGGTAAAAGAAGTGAAGCTAAATGATCCGCTAAATACAGAGATGATAGCATCGGGCAAAGGAATTTATGAGTTGAAGTGTGCAGCTTGTCATAAGCTAAGTGATAAAAGAGTAGTCGGACCAGGTTGGGCTGGAATCACAGAAAGAAGAACACCAGAATGGATCATGAATATGACCTTGAATGTAGAGGAAATGCTGGAGAAAGATCCGGCTGCCAGAGAAATGCTCAAGGAATGCCTGGTCAAGATGCCCAATCAGAATTTAAGCAGGGCTGATGCCAGAGATGTTTTGGAGTTTATGTATGAAAATGATGCGAAAGAATAA
- a CDS encoding cytochrome c peroxidase: MKRLILLLTICMLFGFVHLSLDQQLRQSLIKNKLQANTEKVALDPAKVELGRMLFYDKILSGNKDISCASCHHPKLNSGDAIALSIGVGGEGLGKARIMGEDRERIPRNSPEIFNRGSSEWHTMFWDSRVQDRGKKGWYTPADEKFPQEGFDNILAVQAMFPVTSRDEMRGEIGDTDIHGEVNELALISPAMPQSIWFTLMQRLISIPEYVELFAQAFPDIPTEELSFVQAANAIAAYEISAFTFLDSPWDNYLAGEESALTESQKRGAMFFYKEGSCVSCHSGNLMTDQKAHNLGIPQFGPGKDIDVPLDYGQIVESGKEEDLFAFRTPPLRNVELTGPWMHNGAYDDLEAVIRHHLEPAKALDTYPVQSLPAELQISFQDDEGVMKRIKGSIDPLLIDARMKANEKEIRDLLAFMQALTEESARKQITKAPQKVPSGLAVDDL; encoded by the coding sequence ATGAAACGCCTGATCTTATTATTGACTATCTGTATGCTTTTTGGCTTTGTACATTTGAGCCTGGACCAGCAACTGCGTCAATCCCTGATAAAAAATAAGCTTCAAGCGAATACCGAAAAAGTAGCGCTTGATCCTGCCAAAGTCGAACTGGGCCGCATGCTTTTTTATGACAAGATTCTCAGTGGCAATAAGGATATCTCTTGTGCCTCTTGTCATCATCCAAAATTAAATAGTGGGGATGCGATTGCCCTATCTATTGGTGTCGGAGGGGAAGGATTGGGGAAAGCCAGAATTATGGGAGAAGACAGAGAACGCATTCCCAGAAATTCTCCTGAGATTTTCAACAGAGGTTCCAGCGAATGGCATACTATGTTTTGGGATAGCAGGGTTCAGGACAGAGGCAAAAAGGGATGGTATACACCGGCAGATGAAAAGTTTCCCCAGGAAGGCTTTGACAATATTCTGGCCGTTCAGGCTATGTTCCCGGTAACTTCCAGAGATGAAATGCGAGGAGAAATTGGAGATACGGATATTCATGGAGAAGTAAATGAACTCGCACTTATCAGCCCTGCCATGCCTCAATCTATATGGTTTACGCTTATGCAAAGATTGATTTCCATCCCGGAGTATGTCGAACTCTTTGCCCAGGCTTTTCCTGATATTCCTACAGAAGAGTTGAGCTTTGTTCAGGCAGCGAATGCAATTGCAGCCTATGAGATATCAGCCTTTACATTTCTGGATAGTCCCTGGGATAATTATCTAGCTGGTGAGGAAAGTGCCCTGACAGAATCACAGAAAAGAGGCGCTATGTTTTTCTATAAAGAAGGATCATGTGTAAGCTGTCATAGTGGAAATTTGATGACCGATCAAAAGGCTCACAATCTGGGGATCCCACAATTTGGTCCGGGTAAGGATATAGACGTTCCCCTGGATTATGGGCAGATTGTAGAGAGTGGAAAAGAAGAAGATCTCTTCGCTTTTAGAACTCCACCATTGAGAAATGTAGAACTAACAGGCCCCTGGATGCATAATGGAGCTTATGATGATCTGGAAGCAGTCATCCGACATCATCTGGAACCCGCTAAAGCATTGGATACCTATCCTGTTCAAAGTCTACCGGCAGAATTACAAATCAGCTTTCAGGATGATGAAGGAGTAATGAAAAGGATCAAGGGAAGCATCGACCCTTTATTAATTGATGCAAGAATGAAAGCAAACGAAAAAGAAATTAGAGACCTCCTGGCTTTTATGCAGGCTTTAACTGAAGAAAGTGCAAGAAAACAGATCACCAAAGCACCTCAAAAAGTTCCAAGTGGTTTAGCGGTAGATGATTTGTAG
- a CDS encoding ROK family protein, with translation MSQEGKSFAIGLDLGGSSLKYALMRSDGELIWEGKRASKAKSSKQEIIQNLIEAAQEAQEKAAQSGIEIQALGVGTPGLVNTKLGIVLGGADNLAEWVQVPLASELSSALNLPVYVDNDANLMGFGEYAFGESADAGRLLFFTIGTGIGGAIFIDGDLYRGFNHAGNELGAVMMNYEGKEGYWEDFASTSAMVRQYLEKEDVPHAAHEVNGKFILDQYKKGEALATSIFVEHCRLIGYGISGFINIFNPEKIIIGGGISESGPEYIELVQSAAFHYAMDDCSRGVKIEAAKLGNKAGSMGAAYFALKRAKSNNS, from the coding sequence ATGAGTCAGGAAGGAAAGTCTTTTGCGATTGGATTAGACCTGGGAGGAAGCTCTCTGAAATATGCACTGATGCGTTCAGATGGCGAATTGATTTGGGAAGGAAAAAGAGCCAGTAAAGCAAAAAGCAGTAAGCAGGAAATCATCCAGAATTTGATTGAAGCGGCGCAGGAGGCACAAGAAAAAGCTGCTCAATCAGGCATAGAGATTCAAGCCCTTGGAGTAGGAACTCCCGGATTGGTCAATACCAAACTGGGGATAGTACTGGGAGGTGCTGATAATCTGGCCGAATGGGTTCAGGTTCCTCTCGCGAGTGAACTATCTTCCGCCCTGAACCTTCCGGTTTATGTTGATAATGATGCAAATTTGATGGGCTTTGGGGAATATGCATTTGGTGAAAGTGCCGATGCAGGAAGGCTCCTCTTTTTTACAATTGGTACAGGTATAGGAGGAGCCATATTTATCGATGGCGATTTATACAGAGGTTTCAATCACGCAGGGAATGAACTGGGAGCTGTTATGATGAACTATGAGGGAAAAGAGGGATATTGGGAAGATTTTGCCTCAACTTCAGCTATGGTAAGGCAGTATTTAGAGAAAGAAGATGTCCCACATGCTGCGCATGAGGTAAATGGAAAATTCATCCTAGATCAGTACAAAAAAGGAGAAGCCCTGGCAACAAGCATTTTCGTTGAGCATTGCCGACTCATCGGATATGGAATATCAGGCTTCATCAATATATTCAATCCCGAAAAGATCATTATCGGAGGAGGTATATCTGAGTCCGGCCCCGAATATATTGAGCTGGTACAAAGTGCCGCTTTCCACTATGCCATGGATGACTGTAGTCGAGGAGTAAAGATCGAGGCAGCAAAACTAGGCAATAAGGCAGGCAGCATGGGTGCAGCTTATTTCGCGCTAAAAAGGGCAAAATCAAATAATTCCTAA
- a CDS encoding NUDIX hydrolase has protein sequence MENPIKATVAGIITKMECGKEWVLLTKRSSEMKLYKDTWCLPGGHIDRNESAEDAIIREIKEETGLSFTGIFFNYFDEIIPNKNIHSAVLVFTGSAIGKLKHDEKEVSACEWIPIEKAMKKKLAFRHEEVLEAYIKMPKQIKNQEAYLTEYVQLRNEILKHIEIRNKILHYSMILFAGFLGLAEFFSANEEYLIILLYYPIIATFLSAHWTHSDLRIHDIAEYIRDNIECHFPGLNWESNLRNTWRNKINSTTFLEISILGFFTISQIVSLFLVLISRLNGEILTISTLIKDEFLVSLFVIDSACIILTGYWLMKRRNKYKK, from the coding sequence ATGGAAAATCCTATAAAAGCAACAGTAGCAGGAATAATAACTAAAATGGAGTGTGGTAAAGAATGGGTTCTTTTAACAAAAAGGTCATCAGAAATGAAACTTTATAAAGATACTTGGTGTTTGCCTGGAGGCCACATTGATAGGAATGAATCTGCTGAAGATGCAATTATAAGAGAAATAAAAGAAGAAACAGGACTAAGTTTTACCGGAATATTTTTTAATTATTTTGATGAAATAATTCCTAACAAGAATATTCATTCCGCAGTTTTGGTATTCACAGGTTCAGCTATCGGTAAGCTTAAACATGACGAAAAGGAAGTTTCTGCGTGTGAATGGATCCCAATTGAAAAAGCAATGAAAAAAAAACTTGCTTTTAGACATGAAGAGGTTCTTGAAGCCTATATAAAGATGCCAAAACAAATCAAAAACCAAGAGGCCTACTTAACGGAATATGTTCAGTTGAGAAATGAAATCTTGAAACATATTGAGATTCGGAATAAAATTCTGCATTATTCCATGATATTGTTTGCGGGTTTTTTGGGGCTTGCTGAATTCTTTTCAGCTAATGAGGAGTATCTAATTATTTTACTATACTATCCAATTATAGCTACTTTTCTATCAGCTCATTGGACACATAGTGATTTAAGAATACATGACATTGCCGAGTATATCCGAGACAATATTGAATGCCATTTTCCAGGTTTGAATTGGGAAAGTAACTTGAGAAATACGTGGCGAAATAAAATTAATTCGACTACTTTTTTAGAAATTTCAATTCTCGGATTTTTCACTATCTCACAGATTGTCTCTCTTTTCTTAGTTTTAATTTCAAGATTAAATGGAGAAATTCTGACTATTTCTACTTTAATAAAGGATGAATTCTTGGTTTCACTTTTTGTTATAGATTCTGCCTGTATTATTCTAACGGGATATTGGTTAATGAAAAGGAGGAATAAATACAAAAAATAA
- a CDS encoding nitrous oxide reductase family maturation protein NosD codes for MAKKINIILLLILTTSLSAKTIEVCQDCAFMSIKQALNHSQAGDEIWVGAGIYYESQIIIDKPVHLKGRGLPIIDARGEGEIITIISDSVTFEGFQLQNVGTSYLSDWAGIRVKKSRHFLIRNNVLKNCFFGIYLEHADEGEISCNEIVGEAKNEMSSGNAIHLWYCNKILVENNQVSHHRDGIYFEFVDDSQIKYNISEDNIRYGLHFMFSNRDDYYKNQFRRNGAGVAVMFSKFINMWENEFDHNWGRASYGLLLKEIYDAEIQNNSFTENSIGIYVEGSTRVNYLKNDFIQNGWAIKISGGCLDNRINQNNFLANTFDLSMQSAAGSNSFDGNYWSDYNGYDLDKNGIGDIPYRPVKLYNYLVNRSPETLVLLRSFFIELINFSEKVSPAFTPEAIKDQSPSMRYLKRKL; via the coding sequence ATGGCAAAGAAAATAAATATAATCCTCCTGCTGATCCTAACAACTTCTCTTTCAGCCAAGACAATAGAAGTTTGTCAGGACTGTGCGTTCATGAGCATCAAACAAGCCCTGAATCATAGCCAGGCTGGAGATGAAATATGGGTAGGCGCAGGCATTTATTATGAATCACAAATCATCATAGATAAGCCTGTTCACTTAAAAGGCAGAGGTCTTCCAATTATTGATGCCAGGGGAGAAGGGGAAATTATAACCATCATATCAGATAGCGTCACCTTTGAAGGTTTCCAACTCCAGAATGTGGGCACAAGTTATCTCAGTGATTGGGCAGGGATACGCGTAAAAAAATCCAGGCATTTTCTCATTCGCAACAATGTATTGAAGAACTGCTTCTTTGGTATTTATCTCGAACATGCTGATGAAGGAGAAATCTCTTGCAATGAAATAGTTGGCGAGGCAAAAAATGAAATGTCATCCGGAAATGCTATTCACCTTTGGTATTGCAATAAAATCCTTGTAGAGAACAATCAGGTCAGCCATCACAGAGATGGAATCTATTTCGAATTTGTAGATGATAGTCAGATCAAGTACAACATAAGCGAGGACAATATTCGCTATGGCTTGCATTTCATGTTTTCCAATCGGGATGACTATTACAAAAATCAGTTCAGGAGAAATGGAGCCGGAGTTGCTGTGATGTTTTCCAAGTTCATCAATATGTGGGAAAATGAGTTTGACCACAATTGGGGAAGAGCATCCTATGGCCTTTTATTGAAAGAGATTTATGATGCCGAAATCCAGAACAATTCTTTTACGGAAAATAGCATTGGCATTTACGTGGAAGGCTCTACCCGCGTCAATTACCTCAAAAACGATTTTATCCAGAATGGTTGGGCGATAAAGATTTCTGGAGGATGTCTGGACAATAGAATCAATCAAAACAATTTCCTGGCCAACACCTTTGACCTTTCAATGCAAAGTGCAGCGGGGAGCAACTCTTTTGATGGAAATTACTGGAGTGATTACAATGGCTATGATCTCGACAAGAATGGCATTGGAGATATCCCCTACCGGCCGGTAAAGCTTTACAATTACCTGGTAAATCGAAGTCCCGAAACCCTGGTCCTCTTGCGGAGCTTTTTTATTGAGTTAATCAATTTTTCCGAAAAAGTAAGTCCGGCTTTTACCCCGGAAGCTATCAAAGACCAATCTCCTTCTATGCGCTATCTAAAAAGAAAGCTTTAG
- a CDS encoding arylsulfatase has product MRVHTYLLLMLLLSLFCFACSPQLKQKEAPKKPNIVLIMGDDIGYSDIGAYGSEIKTPNLDRLAYGGIRFKQFYNMAKCNPTRSSLMTGLYKGNERAISFVPLLRDAGYSAVISGKEHFDKWVPEDVYFANTFEKSLTFWATTEYFVPPDGSFERPFYLQGNEVGADELEAEILPKYKTDFITDYGLKWLDEMLDKEDPFFLFLPYHVAHYPLQARPEDIVKYRGTYKMGWDELRKERFARMKEMGLLDEETRLSHPEGNSNKFRGHPAKFPEIRKKFPTYYPWDSMTEEEQDKKDLEMAVFAAMIDRMDQNIGRVLDRLEAAGELDNTLILFFTDNGSCPFDSNKDFNVPPGPTEGYRCLSPVWGNVGNTPFRLYKQNGHEGGANTHFIAHWPERIKAGQITDQVGHVVDLFPTFLDVAGIDYPRQYGQKKTLNLHGSSLLPVLEGKERVEPEFFMSGFTERFRMFRSGDWKIVRENGEDWELYNIREDRTELDDLAKEKPEVLNELVEKYEAFQAKEQEILK; this is encoded by the coding sequence ATGAGAGTTCATACCTACCTGCTTCTCATGCTACTGCTAAGCCTTTTCTGTTTTGCATGTAGTCCGCAACTAAAACAGAAAGAAGCTCCCAAAAAGCCCAATATTGTCCTTATTATGGGAGATGATATCGGTTATTCAGACATAGGAGCTTATGGTTCTGAAATCAAAACTCCAAATCTGGATCGTTTGGCCTATGGGGGAATACGCTTCAAGCAGTTTTACAATATGGCTAAATGCAATCCTACCCGATCCTCTTTGATGACAGGTTTGTACAAGGGAAATGAGCGGGCTATCTCCTTCGTTCCTCTTTTACGGGATGCTGGCTATTCGGCAGTGATTAGTGGCAAAGAGCATTTTGATAAATGGGTGCCTGAAGATGTTTATTTCGCCAATACCTTTGAAAAATCCTTAACCTTCTGGGCTACAACAGAATATTTTGTGCCTCCAGATGGGAGCTTTGAACGCCCATTTTATCTGCAAGGCAATGAAGTTGGAGCAGATGAATTAGAGGCTGAAATTTTGCCCAAATACAAGACTGATTTTATCACGGATTATGGATTGAAGTGGTTGGATGAAATGCTGGATAAAGAGGATCCCTTTTTCCTCTTTTTGCCTTATCATGTAGCCCATTATCCTTTGCAAGCCCGGCCGGAAGATATAGTCAAATACAGAGGTACCTATAAAATGGGCTGGGATGAATTGAGAAAAGAACGCTTTGCCCGAATGAAGGAAATGGGGTTGCTGGATGAAGAAACCAGGCTTTCTCACCCTGAAGGGAATAGCAATAAATTTCGGGGGCATCCTGCAAAATTCCCGGAGATTCGCAAAAAATTCCCGACCTATTATCCCTGGGATTCCATGACAGAAGAGGAACAGGATAAAAAGGACCTTGAAATGGCCGTCTTTGCCGCCATGATAGATCGAATGGACCAAAACATCGGCCGGGTGCTTGATAGATTGGAAGCAGCTGGTGAATTGGACAATACCCTGATTCTTTTCTTTACGGATAATGGTTCCTGTCCCTTCGATAGTAATAAAGATTTCAATGTGCCTCCGGGACCGACTGAGGGATATCGTTGCCTTTCTCCTGTTTGGGGGAATGTGGGGAATACACCCTTTCGCCTATACAAACAAAACGGACATGAAGGGGGAGCCAATACCCATTTTATTGCTCATTGGCCCGAGAGAATAAAAGCCGGACAAATAACTGATCAGGTGGGTCATGTAGTTGATCTTTTTCCTACTTTTTTGGATGTGGCAGGAATAGATTATCCCAGGCAATATGGTCAAAAGAAAACCCTGAATTTACATGGTAGTTCCTTATTGCCGGTTTTAGAGGGGAAAGAACGTGTGGAACCTGAATTTTTTATGTCTGGTTTTACGGAGCGTTTCCGCATGTTTCGATCGGGCGATTGGAAGATCGTGAGGGAGAATGGAGAAGATTGGGAGTTGTATAATATCCGGGAAGATCGGACTGAGTTGGATGATTTGGCGAAAGAAAAGCCGGAGGTTTTGAATGAGTTGGTGGAGAAATATGAGGCTTTTCAGGCGAAAGAACAGGAGATTTTAAAATAG
- a CDS encoding sugar MFS transporter, with amino-acid sequence MKNRHFILGLILLIFFVISFLTNILGPLIPDIIDSFDLSLGLAGFLPFAFFVAYGVMSIPSGMLIEKYREKKVMLAAFGLAAIGAFLFGILPTFPVAMVSLFLIGSGMAMLQVAINPLLREAGGEEHFAFNSVLGQLAFGLASFVSPMIYTYLVSNMFKRGNPNSLISMMEGLVPEGLSWVSLYWVFAIVSLLMVAVIYFSKLPEVELKEEERAGSWQIHKELFKNKTVLLFFFGIFCYVGLEQGVANWMSQYLFETHGYDPQSSGASAVSWFWGLLTLGCFLGLALLKIMDAQKVLMYFTSAAALALSIGLFGPREWAYWGFPMVGFFASVMWSVIFSLALNSVKEHHGSFSGILCTGIIGGAIMPLVVGTLGDLIGLRGGMGFLYFPLGFIFSIGIWAEPLVKNKTIHN; translated from the coding sequence ATGAAAAACCGCCATTTCATCCTTGGACTCATCCTCCTCATCTTTTTTGTCATCTCTTTCCTGACCAATATTCTGGGACCCTTGATTCCGGATATCATTGACAGCTTTGATCTCAGTTTGGGATTGGCTGGCTTTCTTCCATTTGCCTTTTTTGTGGCTTATGGAGTAATGTCTATTCCCTCAGGAATGCTGATTGAAAAGTATCGGGAGAAAAAGGTAATGCTTGCTGCTTTTGGATTAGCAGCTATAGGGGCTTTTCTTTTTGGGATTCTTCCAACTTTCCCGGTCGCAATGGTTTCCCTTTTTCTGATAGGCTCTGGCATGGCTATGCTTCAGGTTGCTATCAATCCTTTGTTAAGAGAAGCTGGTGGAGAGGAGCATTTCGCTTTTAATTCGGTCCTGGGACAATTGGCCTTTGGTTTAGCCTCATTTGTAAGTCCCATGATCTACACCTATTTGGTCTCCAATATGTTTAAGCGGGGGAACCCCAATAGCCTGATTTCTATGATGGAAGGATTGGTGCCTGAGGGACTTTCCTGGGTTTCTTTATACTGGGTCTTTGCGATCGTTTCTCTGCTTATGGTAGCGGTTATTTACTTTTCCAAATTACCAGAGGTAGAACTGAAAGAAGAGGAACGCGCAGGTTCCTGGCAAATACACAAAGAGCTCTTTAAGAATAAGACCGTCCTCTTATTTTTCTTTGGAATTTTCTGTTATGTAGGGCTAGAACAAGGCGTTGCTAACTGGATGTCTCAATACCTCTTTGAAACACATGGCTATGATCCTCAAAGCAGTGGCGCCAGTGCCGTTTCCTGGTTTTGGGGATTATTGACCCTGGGTTGTTTTTTGGGATTGGCCTTGCTGAAAATTATGGATGCACAAAAGGTTCTGATGTATTTTACATCTGCGGCAGCCCTTGCCCTAAGTATCGGATTATTTGGTCCACGTGAATGGGCATACTGGGGCTTTCCAATGGTAGGCTTTTTCGCATCTGTAATGTGGTCAGTTATTTTCTCTCTCGCCCTAAACTCTGTTAAAGAGCATCATGGCTCTTTTTCAGGTATCCTCTGCACGGGCATCATAGGCGGAGCCATTATGCCTTTGGTCGTAGGAACCCTTGGAGATCTTATTGGCTTAAGAGGAGGAATGGGCTTTCTGTATTTTCCCCTTGGATTTATTTTTAGTATCGGTATCTGGGCCGAACCTTTAGTCAAAAATAAGACGATTCATAATTGA
- a CDS encoding fasciclin domain-containing protein, with the protein MYRTIQIILISCSLIFLSSCQEEEQSSRSRAQYSETENNSQKGQAAVVDELSAKNILQIAASSADHTTLAAAVAAAELENVLVNAGPLTVFAPTNAAFDALPPGTVEDLLKPENKKTLAKIIKFHASPGKYEGDLFRDGMRLFQASGHYVQVNKNKEEVSIEGANILATIQASNGVVHVVDKVLLPPEQ; encoded by the coding sequence ATGTATAGAACAATTCAAATAATCTTAATCAGCTGCAGCCTTATATTTTTGAGTTCCTGTCAGGAAGAAGAACAAAGCTCCAGAAGCAGAGCGCAATACTCAGAAACGGAAAACAATTCTCAAAAAGGTCAGGCCGCAGTCGTAGATGAGCTTTCAGCGAAAAACATCCTTCAAATCGCGGCCTCTTCTGCAGATCATACGACCCTGGCAGCAGCCGTTGCTGCAGCAGAATTGGAAAATGTACTTGTCAATGCTGGTCCCTTGACTGTCTTTGCTCCAACCAATGCAGCTTTTGATGCATTGCCCCCAGGAACTGTCGAAGATCTCCTGAAACCTGAGAACAAAAAGACCCTGGCTAAAATCATCAAATTCCACGCATCTCCCGGAAAGTATGAAGGGGATTTGTTTCGGGATGGCATGCGGCTTTTTCAGGCCAGTGGGCACTATGTCCAGGTCAACAAAAACAAGGAGGAGGTATCCATAGAAGGTGCAAATATCCTGGCCACCATACAGGCCTCTAATGGAGTCGTACATGTCGTAGACAAAGTTCTCTTACCTCCTGAACAGTAA
- a CDS encoding nitrous oxide reductase accessory protein NosL, which yields MHRNISFILLIAFFCACTVKPKEIIYGEDKCVSCLMTIVDARFAAEAVTDKGKVFKFDAIECLGRYLDKDSHSSYAFLQVANYQHPEHMLDARNSYYLFSKSIPSPMGGFLSAYVDEKAANQQKSLKGGELMDWEELKNYVSNQK from the coding sequence ATGCATAGAAATATCTCCTTCATCTTGTTAATCGCTTTCTTCTGTGCTTGCACCGTCAAGCCCAAAGAAATCATATATGGGGAGGATAAATGTGTCTCCTGCCTGATGACTATTGTTGACGCCCGCTTTGCAGCAGAAGCTGTAACGGATAAAGGCAAGGTCTTCAAATTTGATGCGATTGAGTGTTTAGGCAGATACCTGGACAAAGATTCTCACAGCTCCTATGCCTTCCTACAAGTTGCCAATTATCAACATCCTGAGCACATGCTCGACGCAAGAAATAGCTACTATCTCTTTAGCAAATCTATTCCTAGTCCTATGGGTGGATTCCTTTCAGCCTATGTAGATGAAAAGGCCGCCAATCAGCAAAAAAGCCTCAAGGGAGGAGAGCTGATGGATTGGGAGGAACTGAAGAATTATGTATCGAATCAAAAATGA
- the nosZ gene encoding Sec-dependent nitrous-oxide reductase produces the protein MNQRFEFKHIHTMLLSLIALLLLPACGKLSNAVEENQGGALADNAASQVYVGPGEYDEFYAFMSGGFSGQIGVHGLPSGRLLKIIPVFSVDGEKGYGFNEETKPMLNTSQGFVPWDDAHHPELSQTDGETDGRWIFINGNNTPRIARIDLSTFETAEIIEIPNSGGNHSSPFATENTEYVVAGTRFGVPYPQQDVAISSYEENFKGTLSFISVGEEGEMDVAFQVLLPAFDYDLAHSGKGKSHGWTFFTTYNTEQKTTMLEVAASQNDKDFIAAINWKKAEEYIAQGKFREMPARYAHNVYDEHTHMATSTMKDKVRVLIPSECPGLVYFLPTPKSPHGVDVDPTGEYIVGNGKLSANLTVHSFTKMIDAIERGSFEKEIAGIPVLKFEEVVGGVVEDAGLGPLHTEFDGQGNAYTSFFITSEVVKWKVGSWEVLDKASTFYSIGHLMIPGGDSKKPEGKYLVALNKITKDRYLPTGPELCHSAQLYDISGDKMKLLLDFPTMGEPHYAQGISAAKVLPRVKKFYPIEENKHPYRTLGEKDSRVERSGKDVHIYMTSIRSHFAPDNIEGVKVGDKVYIHLTNLEQDWDVPHGLAVMGANNAELLVMGGQTETLLWEPKEEGVYPFYCTDFCSALHQEMQGYIRVSPRNSDIKLSWRLGEDEEAI, from the coding sequence ATGAATCAGAGATTCGAGTTCAAACACATTCACACTATGTTACTGTCGCTGATTGCACTGCTTCTTCTACCGGCATGTGGCAAACTATCTAATGCGGTAGAGGAAAATCAAGGAGGTGCTTTGGCAGACAATGCTGCTTCTCAGGTATATGTAGGACCGGGAGAATACGATGAATTTTATGCCTTTATGTCAGGCGGATTTAGCGGACAAATAGGGGTTCATGGATTACCTTCCGGTCGTTTGTTAAAAATTATTCCCGTCTTTTCTGTTGATGGCGAAAAAGGCTATGGATTCAATGAAGAAACCAAGCCTATGCTAAATACCTCACAGGGTTTTGTACCCTGGGATGACGCCCACCACCCCGAACTCTCTCAAACCGATGGAGAGACAGACGGCAGATGGATATTTATCAATGGGAACAATACCCCGCGTATTGCCCGAATCGATTTATCTACATTTGAAACAGCAGAGATCATAGAAATCCCAAACAGTGGGGGCAATCACAGTTCTCCTTTTGCGACAGAAAATACTGAGTATGTAGTAGCAGGTACCCGTTTTGGTGTACCCTATCCCCAGCAAGATGTAGCTATAAGTAGCTATGAAGAAAACTTCAAAGGAACGCTTTCATTTATCAGCGTAGGAGAAGAAGGGGAAATGGATGTAGCCTTTCAGGTATTACTTCCTGCTTTTGATTATGACCTCGCCCATTCCGGCAAAGGCAAATCTCATGGCTGGACATTTTTTACCACTTACAATACTGAGCAAAAAACAACGATGCTAGAGGTAGCTGCCTCTCAAAATGACAAGGATTTTATAGCAGCTATCAATTGGAAAAAGGCGGAAGAATATATTGCTCAGGGAAAATTCAGAGAGATGCCTGCCAGATATGCCCACAATGTTTATGATGAACATACGCATATGGCTACTTCTACCATGAAAGACAAAGTCCGCGTATTGATCCCATCCGAATGCCCGGGTCTGGTTTATTTCTTACCTACCCCGAAATCTCCACATGGCGTTGATGTTGATCCTACGGGAGAATATATCGTAGGAAATGGCAAATTATCTGCGAACCTAACGGTGCATTCTTTCACAAAAATGATAGATGCGATTGAAAGGGGTTCTTTTGAAAAAGAAATTGCCGGAATTCCCGTCTTGAAGTTTGAAGAAGTAGTAGGAGGAGTAGTTGAAGATGCGGGATTGGGTCCCCTCCACACCGAATTTGATGGTCAGGGAAATGCCTATACTTCCTTTTTCATTACTTCTGAAGTAGTAAAATGGAAAGTAGGAAGCTGGGAAGTACTGGATAAAGCTTCAACCTTCTATTCTATTGGACACTTGATGATACCTGGAGGAGATTCCAAAAAACCGGAAGGAAAATACCTGGTCGCCTTAAATAAAATCACCAAAGACAGGTACTTACCGACAGGCCCAGAACTTTGTCATTCCGCTCAATTATATGATATCTCAGGAGATAAGATGAAGCTCCTTTTAGACTTTCCTACCATGGGAGAGCCGCATTATGCGCAGGGAATTTCTGCTGCTAAGGTTCTACCAAGGGTGAAAAAGTTTTACCCTATTGAGGAGAATAAGCATCCGTATCGTACCCTCGGAGAGAAAGATTCCAGAGTGGAAAGATCGGGTAAGGATGTGCATATCTATATGACTTCCATCCGTAGCCACTTTGCGCCCGATAATATAGAAGGAGTAAAAGTAGGTGATAAAGTATATATCCACCTTACCAATCTTGAACAGGACTGGGATGTACCACACGGTCTGGCTGTTATGGGAGCAAACAATGCAGAATTGCTGGTAATGGGAGGTCAGACAGAAACCCTGCTTTGGGAACCCAAAGAGGAAGGGGTATATCCTTTCTATTGTACAGATTTTTGTTCTGCACTACACCAGGAGATGCAGGGATACATACGAGTTTCCCCTCGAAATTCAGACATAAAACTCAGTTGGAGATTGGGAGAAGATGAAGAAGCTATTTAA